The DNA segment TCTAAGTTGGGATGAGATAAAAGAGATGCATAAAAGCGGTCTTATAGACTTTCAGGCCCATTCTCACAAGCACACTGGAGTATTTGTAAGTGATAAGCTGGAAGGGGTATTTGATGGAAGTGAAAGAGATATATCAGAGCTATATCTTTATCATGATATAAAGGAAGGATATCCTAAATTTCCTAAAAGAGGAGAGTACGCTTCTAAGGGGATTATTATAGACAGGGAGTTTTTTGAAAAATTCAGACTTTTCTATGAAAAAGAGCTTAAAGGTAAAAGCGAGAAAGAGATTATAAAGCTTGGACAGAAATTTGTAGATGAGAATAAAAAAGATTACTTTCATTGGGAAAGTGATGAAGAGTTTGAACATAGAGTAAAAGAGGAATATATTTTAAATCGTGATCTGATAGAGAGTCATCTAAATAAGAAGATAGAGTATTTCTGCTGGCCATGGGGACACAGAAATAAAAAGAGTATTGAGATATTAAAAGGTTGTGGAGTAAAGGGATTTGTAACTACTAAAAAAGGTACTAATGGACGCAGGCCTAATTTTGAGATGATAAGAAGAATAGAGCTTAGAAAATTTACACCTGACAAATTCAAGTTAAATCTTTTTATTGCAAGAAACTATATTTTAGGAAAGATATATGGCTGGGTGTCATAAGGAGAGATTATGAAATTATCTGTAGCAATGATAACATTAAATGAAGCAGGAATACTTGATAAAACATTAGCTGCAATAAAGGATATAGCTGATGAGATAGTTATTGTAGACAGTGGGTCTACAGATGACACAGAAAAAATAGCCCAGAAGTATGGGGCTAAATTTTTTGTTGAGCCCTGGAAGGGATATGGACCTCAAAGAAACTCTGCAATAGATAAGTGCAGTGGAGAGTGGGTATTAAATATTGATGCTGATGAGGAAGTATCTCCTGGACTTAAGAAGAAAATATTAGAGATTAAGGAAAAAGAAAAGGATAAACAGGTGTATTCAGTAAATTTCACATCTGTATGTTTTGGAAAGAAGATAAAACATGGTGGCTGGAGTAACAGTTACCATATTA comes from the Fusobacterium sp. DD2 genome and includes:
- a CDS encoding polysaccharide deacetylase family protein; this encodes MIGLVIVILILLYFRNKGVPMFLYHQVNPVSSVTPELFEEHLKILKEKNMNTITLSEYGRGELGKNPFLITLDDGYYDNYTEVFPLLKKYNMKATIFLNTLYIGENWDKNEASIINGEANYLAMSKYLKTGDGTTRQYLSWDEIKEMHKSGLIDFQAHSHKHTGVFVSDKLEGVFDGSERDISELYLYHDIKEGYPKFPKRGEYASKGIIIDREFFEKFRLFYEKELKGKSEKEIIKLGQKFVDENKKDYFHWESDEEFEHRVKEEYILNRDLIESHLNKKIEYFCWPWGHRNKKSIEILKGCGVKGFVTTKKGTNGRRPNFEMIRRIELRKFTPDKFKLNLFIARNYILGKIYGWVS
- a CDS encoding glycosyltransferase family 2 protein encodes the protein MKLSVAMITLNEAGILDKTLAAIKDIADEIVIVDSGSTDDTEKIAQKYGAKFFVEPWKGYGPQRNSAIDKCSGEWVLNIDADEEVSPGLKKKILEIKEKEKDKQVYSVNFTSVCFGKKIKHGGWSNSYHIRLFRKSAGRFNENMVHEEFVTNEITHYLKEDIYHHSYVTLADYFQKFNRYTTEGAIEYYKKGKKSNIFQLAFNPMFKFIRMYLIRLGFLDGKEGFLLASTSAMYTMVKYYKLSEIYRNGTYLKK